The following is a genomic window from Pedobacter sp. KBS0701.
TAATATTGCTCCCATGATTAAGATTTTGAACGATAACTGGGGCGTTGAAGAAGGTTATATTACCACTATCCATTCCATGACGGGCGATCAGAATTTGCATGATGCAAACCACAAAGATCTGCGTAGGGCAAGGGCAGCATCATCCTCCATCATCCCAACTACAACTGGTGCAGCAAAAGCCATTACGCATATTTTTCCCGAATTGGATGGCCGTCTGGGAGGTGCAGGTATCAGGGTTCCGGTTTTAAACGGATCCTTAACTGATTTTACCTGTCTGTTAAAGAAGAAAACGACCATTGAAGAAATCAATTCAGCTTTCAAGTATGCTGCCGAAAATGAATTGAAAGGTCTTATTGAGTACACCGAAGATCCGATTGTTTCAATCGATATTATTAATAATCCACATTCGTGCATATTCGATTCGCTGCTAACCTCAATCGTTGGCGACCTTGTTAAAGTAGTGGGTTGGTACGATAACGAATATGGCTACAGCAGCCGTTTAATCGATGTGATCAGGAAAATCGAAACGCTTTCTAAAGGCTGATTTTAGTCTTTTGCGTAGATTTTAATGCCCAATAAACCAATACCGGTTGAAAAAACAGACGTAAAAAACGTTTACCATCAGTATTAAGTCCAAAGGCACTGCGTTTATGGGTATACTGTGAAATATTTCCCGGAAAAACACTGACAAATAGGCCGGCTGCAATTTTCCCGATTAAAGGTTCGTGTTTTTTCGGAGTAAGCACTAATGCGGTACCCAATGCAATTTCAACAAAACCAGAATAAACGACGGTATCGTCTTTTTTCAAAGGCACCCAATCTGGTACCTGCGCCTGGAAAGGTTTGCGGGCAAAGGTTAAATGTCCGATTCCGGCAGTAATTAAACCTGCGCCGAGTAAAATTCTTGCTGCTGTTTTGATGTTTTCTTCTTTCACTTTACCTGCTTTAAATTCACAATGCTATAATTATCAACAAGTAAATTGGAGGTCTGTTTGCTAATGTGTACATTTTACCTTTATTATAGATAATAACTGTTTGATCAGATTGGTTCTATATCCAAATTGTTAGCACTTTATAACCATTTATATTATCGGGTTTCAATTGCTTTATTAACTTTGCAAACGTTTGCGATGCATCCTATAACAATGTCCTTAGATATAAGCTAATGATAAATATATGGTCAAATTTATTCTTCCGGAAGAAGTTCTACCTTTAAGAAGCCTGGTTTTACGCAATGGCAAGCCATTCGAAGCATGCGTTTTTGAAGGCGACCTGGCTTACGATACCTTTCACCTGGGGTTTTTAAAAGATGGTGAAATAAAATCTATAGCCACATTTATGCGTAACGATTTTTTCCCCGAAGAAGGGGAGGGCTATCAGCTCCGTGGCATGGCTACACATCCCGATGCCATCGGAAAAGGTTATGGTGCTGCACTCGTTACTTTTGCCATCGATTACCTGAAAGAATACAATACCGATTATTTATGGTGCAACGCCCGCTCAACAGCAGCAGCTTTTTATAAAAAAATAGGTTTTACAACCGAATCGCCGGAATTCGATATCCCAGGTATCGGTTTCCATTACGAAATGAAATTAAACTTAAATCAAAAATAATTAAACATGAACACCATTGACCAGTTTGACTTTAAAGATAAAAAAGCATTAATCAGGGTAGATTTTAACGTGCCTTTGGATGATGAATTTAAAATTACCGACGATAAAAGAATCAGGGCTGCATTACCAACCATCAGCAAAATTTTAAAAGATGGCGGCGCGGTTATTTTAATGTCGCACTTAGGGCGCCCAAAAGATGGCCCTACAGATAAATATTCTTTAAAACACATCTTAACTGATTTATCTGCTCTTGTTGGTGTCGAAGTTAAGTTTGCTGACGATTGTATTGGCGAAAGTGCAGTAAAACAGGCCGCTGATTTAAAATCAGGTGAAGTTTTATTATTAGAAAACCTTCGTTTTTACAAAGAGGAAGAAAAAGGTGATGTAGCCTTCGCAGAGAAATTATCAAAATTAGGCGATGTTTATGTAAACGATGCCTTTGGTACTGCTCACCGTGCACATGCCTCAACTTCAATTATTGCCCGGTTTTTCCCGGATGCAAAATACTTTGGTTATTTAATGGCGTCGGAAGTAGAAAATGCAGAGAAAATTCTGAACCATGCGGAAAGACCTTTCACAGCAATTATGGGTGGTGCTAAAGTATCTGATAAAATTCTTTTGATTGAAAAATTATTAGATAAGGTAGATAACCTGATTATTGGTGGTGGTATGGCTTACACTTTTGCTAAAGCACAAGGTGGAGAAATCGGTACTTCATTATTAGAAGCTGATAAACAAGAACTTTCTTTAGAACTGATCGAAAAGGCAAAAACAAAAGGTGTAAACCTGATTTTACCTGTGGATACGGTAATTGCAGATAAATTTGCAAATGATGCCAATAAAAAAGATGTAGCCTCGGGGCAAATTCCTGCAGACTGGATGGGATTGGATATCGGTCCGAAATCGGTTGAGTTATTCCAGGAGGTAATCAAAAACTCTAAAACTTTATTATGGAATGGTCCGATGGGCGTTTTCGAGATGGAAAGCTTCCAGGTAGGTACTAAAGCTGTAGCAGAAGCAGTTGTGGCGGCTACTAAAGATAACGGTGCTTTCTCATTAATCGGTGGTGGCGATTCGGCTGCAGCGATTGCAAAATTTGGTATGGAAGATGAGGTAAGTTATGTTTCTACCGGTGGTGGTGCTTTACTCGAATATATGGAAGGTAAAGAATTGCCGGGAGTAAAAGCTATCAATGGATAAACGACAAAAATCAATAAAAAGGCCTTGCAAATGTCATTGTAAGGCCTTTTTTGTTTAAATCAGGTAAAAATATTATCACCTGTGATTTGAGATGTAGTAATTACCCGTAATCCGTACTTTCGGCGAATTCCGGCTAATTTTACATCTCGGAACTAAATGAATCGAAAGAGGCAGCGTTTAGAGAAACTTGTTTATAAGACAGCCGGCGCGCCTAAAAAACTTCTAATCCAGTATTCAGCAGTAACATATAAACAGCCAAATAACACACCAAA
Proteins encoded in this region:
- the gap gene encoding type I glyceraldehyde-3-phosphate dehydrogenase — translated: MRLAINGFGRIGRTFLRLALAEGFDVVAINDLADAKTMAHLFKYDSVHGVFAGNVSAEPDALVIDVLSIPVFAIAAADKLPWSALRVDLVIDCTGRNLTKSSAEKHIASGAKQVLISAPAADDIPMVVLGVNDDHVDLTSAVLSNASCTTNNIAPMIKILNDNWGVEEGYITTIHSMTGDQNLHDANHKDLRRARAASSSIIPTTTGAAKAITHIFPELDGRLGGAGIRVPVLNGSLTDFTCLLKKKTTIEEINSAFKYAAENELKGLIEYTEDPIVSIDIINNPHSCIFDSLLTSIVGDLVKVVGWYDNEYGYSSRLIDVIRKIETLSKG
- the pgk gene encoding phosphoglycerate kinase; translation: MNTIDQFDFKDKKALIRVDFNVPLDDEFKITDDKRIRAALPTISKILKDGGAVILMSHLGRPKDGPTDKYSLKHILTDLSALVGVEVKFADDCIGESAVKQAADLKSGEVLLLENLRFYKEEEKGDVAFAEKLSKLGDVYVNDAFGTAHRAHASTSIIARFFPDAKYFGYLMASEVENAEKILNHAERPFTAIMGGAKVSDKILLIEKLLDKVDNLIIGGGMAYTFAKAQGGEIGTSLLEADKQELSLELIEKAKTKGVNLILPVDTVIADKFANDANKKDVASGQIPADWMGLDIGPKSVELFQEVIKNSKTLLWNGPMGVFEMESFQVGTKAVAEAVVAATKDNGAFSLIGGGDSAAAIAKFGMEDEVSYVSTGGGALLEYMEGKELPGVKAING
- a CDS encoding GNAT family N-acetyltransferase, which gives rise to MVKFILPEEVLPLRSLVLRNGKPFEACVFEGDLAYDTFHLGFLKDGEIKSIATFMRNDFFPEEGEGYQLRGMATHPDAIGKGYGAALVTFAIDYLKEYNTDYLWCNARSTAAAFYKKIGFTTESPEFDIPGIGFHYEMKLNLNQK